A section of the Bryobacteraceae bacterium genome encodes:
- a CDS encoding ABC transporter ATP-binding protein: protein MSAIPGNGRRILRTEEVSKTYRKRRVVDNVSVSVSTGEVVGLLGPNGAGKTTTFYMIVGMVSPDSGHIFLDDREITDLAMYERARAGISYLPQEPSVFRRLSVEDNLMAILETLPIRPEERRRRLEELIEQMGLEPVRKNRGYALSGGERRRVEIARALVIEPQFLLLDEPFSGIDPIQVLELQKIIADLRSRGIGILITDHNVRETLAVTDRAYIINQGRIFRAGTPLALAMDPDVRRVYLGDNFQLPA from the coding sequence GTGAGCGCGATTCCGGGCAACGGCCGGCGCATCCTGCGCACGGAGGAAGTCAGCAAGACTTACCGCAAGCGCCGCGTCGTGGACAACGTCAGCGTCAGCGTCTCCACCGGCGAGGTGGTGGGGCTGCTCGGGCCCAACGGGGCCGGCAAGACGACGACGTTTTACATGATTGTCGGCATGGTGTCGCCCGACTCGGGCCACATCTTTCTCGACGACCGCGAGATCACCGACCTGGCGATGTACGAGCGGGCGCGGGCCGGCATCAGCTACCTGCCGCAGGAGCCTTCGGTGTTCCGCCGGCTGAGCGTGGAAGACAATCTGATGGCGATTCTGGAGACGCTGCCGATCCGGCCCGAGGAGAGGCGCCGGCGGCTGGAGGAGCTCATCGAGCAGATGGGGCTTGAGCCGGTGCGGAAGAACCGCGGCTATGCGCTGTCGGGCGGCGAGCGGCGGCGCGTGGAGATTGCGCGCGCGCTCGTCATTGAGCCGCAGTTCCTGCTGCTGGACGAGCCGTTTTCCGGCATCGACCCGATTCAGGTGCTGGAACTGCAAAAGATCATCGCCGACCTCCGCAGCCGCGGCATCGGCATCCTGATCACCGACCACAACGTGCGTGAGACGCTTGCCGTCACCGACCGGGCCTACATCATCAACCAGGGCCGCATCTTCCGCGCCGGGACGCCGCTGGCGCTGGCAATGGATCCCGACGTGCGGCGCGTCTATCTGGGCGACAACTTCCAGCTGCCCGCCTGA
- the xpsE gene encoding type II secretion system protein E, with translation MRLGEILIRKGLIAQEDLDRALELQRERGDKLGRILVDLGFAAQRDIVQALAEQLEIPVAKLDGPPLITPETERLSARFLRQSRLIPLRMDGGALVVAMADPLDFETLAAVRVATGLRVRAEIAPETEILDALERYYAEDEPEEAVLAGEDAESAAELEQLRDMASEAPVIRLVNAMIAQAVEKRASDIHIEPFEKEVRVRFRIDGVLQEQEPPPRELKAAVISRLKLMAKMNIAERRLPQDGRIKMKTLGREVDLRVSTLPTLYGESVVMRLLDRSAGDFYDLRNLGFDDHMLARMEYYTSLPHGIFLVTGPTGSGKSTTLYSALKRINQSDKKIITIEDPVEYQMDGINQIHVNPQIGLTFATGLRHIVRQDPDVIMVGEIRDYETAEVAIRAALTGHFVYSTLHTNDAPSAITRLVDMGVENYLICSSLVAVLAQRLVRVICPHCKAPAGERLAPDGAMIPVWRGRGCARCFGTGYLGRVGIFEMMEMNDELRRQIMAGADASVLTEIARRHGMRSLREDGWMKVRQGVTTAEEVLRVTQEF, from the coding sequence ATGCGGCTGGGCGAGATTCTGATCCGCAAGGGCCTCATCGCGCAGGAAGACCTCGACCGCGCGCTCGAGCTCCAGCGCGAGCGCGGCGACAAGCTGGGCCGCATCCTCGTGGACCTCGGCTTCGCCGCCCAACGCGACATCGTCCAGGCGCTGGCCGAGCAGCTCGAAATTCCGGTGGCAAAGCTCGACGGCCCGCCGCTGATTACGCCCGAGACCGAGCGCCTTTCGGCCCGCTTCCTCCGCCAGTCGCGCCTCATCCCGCTGCGCATGGACGGCGGCGCGCTCGTGGTGGCCATGGCCGATCCGCTCGACTTCGAGACGCTTGCCGCCGTGCGCGTGGCCACCGGCCTGCGCGTGCGGGCCGAGATCGCTCCCGAAACCGAGATCCTCGACGCGCTCGAGCGCTACTACGCTGAAGATGAGCCGGAGGAGGCGGTGCTGGCCGGCGAGGACGCCGAGTCCGCCGCCGAGCTCGAACAGCTCCGCGACATGGCCAGCGAGGCGCCGGTGATCCGCCTGGTCAACGCGATGATCGCCCAGGCCGTGGAAAAGCGCGCCAGCGACATCCACATCGAGCCGTTTGAAAAGGAGGTCCGCGTCCGTTTCCGCATCGACGGCGTGCTCCAGGAGCAGGAGCCGCCGCCGCGCGAACTGAAGGCCGCCGTCATCAGCCGCCTGAAGCTGATGGCGAAGATGAACATCGCCGAGCGGCGCCTGCCGCAGGACGGCCGCATCAAGATGAAGACGCTCGGCCGCGAGGTGGACCTCCGCGTCTCGACGTTGCCCACCCTCTACGGCGAAAGCGTCGTCATGCGCCTGCTCGACCGCAGCGCCGGCGACTTCTACGACCTGCGCAACCTCGGCTTCGACGACCACATGCTGGCGCGCATGGAGTACTACACCTCGCTGCCGCACGGCATTTTCCTCGTCACCGGCCCCACCGGCAGCGGCAAGTCGACCACGCTGTATTCGGCGCTCAAGCGGATCAACCAGAGCGACAAAAAGATCATCACCATCGAGGATCCGGTCGAATATCAGATGGACGGGATCAACCAGATCCACGTCAATCCGCAGATCGGCCTCACCTTCGCCACCGGCCTGCGCCACATCGTTCGCCAGGATCCGGACGTGATCATGGTGGGCGAGATCCGCGACTACGAAACGGCAGAAGTGGCCATCCGCGCCGCGCTCACCGGCCACTTCGTCTACTCCACTCTGCATACCAACGACGCGCCGAGCGCGATCACGCGCCTCGTCGACATGGGCGTGGAGAACTATCTGATCTGTTCGTCGCTGGTGGCCGTTCTCGCCCAGCGTCTGGTCCGCGTCATCTGCCCGCACTGCAAGGCGCCCGCCGGCGAGCGGCTCGCCCCCGACGGCGCGATGATCCCCGTCTGGCGCGGGCGCGGCTGCGCGCGTTGCTTCGGTACCGGTTATCTGGGCCGCGTCGGCATCTTCGAGATGATGGAGATGAACGACGAGCTGCGCCGGCAGATCATGGCCGGCGCCGACGCCAGCGTCCTCACCGAAATCGCCCGCCGCCACGGCATGCGCTCGCTGCGCGAAGACGGCTGGATGAAGGTGAGGCAGGGCGTGACCACGGCCGAAGAGGTGCTGCGCGTCACGCAGGAGTTCTGA
- the groS gene encoding 10 kDa chaperonin, protein MQIRPLYDRLVVRRIEPQETVQNGIIIPDTAKEKPQEGEVVAAGRGKRLEDGTVVPLDVKVGDRILFGKYAGSDIKIDGQEYLILREDEVLGVIEK, encoded by the coding sequence ATGCAGATTCGTCCGCTCTATGACCGGCTTGTCGTGCGCCGGATCGAGCCGCAGGAGACGGTGCAGAACGGCATCATCATCCCCGACACCGCCAAGGAGAAGCCCCAGGAGGGCGAGGTGGTGGCGGCGGGCCGCGGCAAGCGGCTTGAGGACGGCACCGTGGTGCCGCTCGATGTGAAGGTGGGCGACCGGATCCTGTTCGGCAAGTATGCCGGCAGCGACATCAAGATTGACGGGCAGGAGTATCTGATCCTGCGCGAGGACGAAGTCCTGGGCGTGATTGAGAAGTAA
- the groL gene encoding 60 kDa chaperonin, with protein sequence MAAKQIVYSESSRQAILRGVNQLADAVKVTLGPKGRNVVIEKKFGGPTITKDGVTVAKEIELKDPLENMGAQMVREVASKTSDVAGDGTTTATILAQAIYREGVKAVAAGANPMALKRGIERAVDAVVEEIKKMSKPISGEMIAQVGTISANGDTEIGNKISEAMQKVGKDGVITVEESKTMHTELITVDGMQFDRGYLSPYFITDPDRMEAVLEEPYILIHEKKISSMKDLLPLLEQIARSGRPLLVIAEEVEGEALATLVVNKLRGTLSVCAVKAPGFGDRRKAMLEDIAILTGGKAIMEETGIKLEGVRLDDLGRAKRVVVDKDNTTIVDGQGDPKAIEGRIKQIRTQIEETTSDYDREKLQERLAKLAGGVAVIKVGAATETEMKEKKARVEDALHATRAAVEEGIVPGGGVALLRASRVLDGLKGDGDEQIGINIVRRACEEPVRQIAANAGFEGAIVVGKILSSTDLNFGFNAQKGEYENLVEAGVIDPTKVTRTALQNAASIAGLMITTEAMICEIPEKKPAPAGGGHTPDMDY encoded by the coding sequence ATGGCAGCCAAGCAGATTGTTTACAGCGAAAGCTCGCGCCAGGCGATTCTGCGCGGCGTCAACCAGTTGGCTGACGCGGTGAAGGTGACCCTCGGCCCGAAGGGCCGCAATGTGGTCATCGAGAAGAAATTCGGCGGTCCGACCATCACCAAGGACGGCGTGACCGTGGCCAAGGAGATCGAGCTGAAGGATCCGCTCGAGAACATGGGCGCCCAGATGGTTCGCGAGGTCGCTTCGAAGACCTCCGATGTGGCCGGCGACGGCACCACCACGGCGACCATCCTGGCCCAGGCCATCTACCGCGAGGGCGTCAAGGCCGTGGCCGCCGGCGCCAACCCGATGGCGCTGAAGCGCGGCATCGAGCGCGCCGTCGACGCGGTGGTCGAGGAGATCAAGAAGATGTCCAAGCCGATCAGCGGCGAGATGATCGCCCAGGTCGGCACCATCTCGGCCAACGGCGATACCGAGATCGGCAACAAGATCTCCGAGGCCATGCAGAAGGTCGGCAAGGACGGCGTGATCACGGTGGAAGAGTCCAAGACGATGCACACCGAGCTGATCACCGTCGACGGCATGCAGTTCGACCGCGGCTACCTCTCGCCCTACTTCATCACCGACCCGGACCGGATGGAGGCGGTGCTCGAGGAGCCCTACATCCTCATCCATGAGAAGAAGATCAGCAGCATGAAGGACCTGCTGCCGCTGCTCGAGCAGATCGCGCGCTCGGGCCGTCCGCTGCTGGTCATCGCCGAGGAGGTTGAAGGCGAGGCGCTGGCCACCCTCGTGGTCAACAAGCTCCGCGGCACGCTCAGCGTCTGCGCGGTGAAGGCCCCGGGCTTTGGCGACCGCCGCAAGGCCATGCTCGAGGACATCGCCATCCTCACCGGCGGCAAGGCCATCATGGAAGAGACCGGCATCAAGCTCGAGGGCGTGCGGCTGGACGACCTGGGCCGCGCCAAGCGCGTCGTGGTGGACAAGGACAACACCACCATCGTCGACGGCCAGGGCGATCCGAAGGCCATTGAGGGCCGCATCAAGCAGATCCGCACCCAGATCGAGGAGACCACCTCGGACTACGACCGCGAGAAGCTCCAGGAGCGGCTGGCCAAGCTCGCCGGCGGCGTCGCGGTGATCAAGGTCGGCGCGGCCACCGAGACCGAGATGAAGGAGAAGAAGGCGCGCGTCGAGGACGCTCTGCATGCCACCCGCGCCGCGGTCGAAGAGGGCATCGTGCCCGGCGGCGGCGTCGCCCTGCTGCGTGCTTCCCGCGTGCTCGACGGCCTGAAGGGCGACGGCGACGAGCAGATCGGCATCAACATCGTCAGGCGCGCCTGCGAGGAGCCGGTCCGCCAGATCGCGGCCAACGCCGGCTTCGAGGGCGCCATCGTGGTCGGCAAGATCCTGTCGAGCACCGACCTCAACTTCGGGTTCAACGCCCAGAAGGGCGAGTATGAGAACCTCGTCGAGGCCGGCGTCATCGACCCGACCAAGGTGACCCGCACCGCGCTCCAGAACGCCGCCTCGATCGCCGGCCTGATGATCACCACCGAGGCGATGATCTGCGAGATCCCGGAGAAGAAGCCGGCCCCGGCCGGTGGCGGCCACACGCCTGACATGGATTACTGA
- the gspG gene encoding type II secretion system protein GspG: MATRNHNRQTRRRGITLIEMLVVLTIIALFAALVAPRLLSKSDTARVTAARAQIQAFMTALGAYKLDTGAYPTTEMGLQALRVRPQNVPQWQGPYLQQDIPVDPWGRPYIYRYPGEHGDEPEIICLGADGQPGGEGVNADIVSWKAQ; encoded by the coding sequence ATGGCGACTCGCAACCACAACAGGCAGACGCGGCGGCGCGGCATCACGCTGATCGAGATGCTCGTCGTGTTGACGATCATCGCGCTGTTTGCCGCGCTGGTCGCGCCCAGGCTGCTGAGCAAGAGCGACACGGCGCGCGTCACCGCGGCGCGCGCGCAGATCCAGGCCTTCATGACCGCGTTGGGCGCCTACAAGCTGGACACCGGCGCCTACCCGACCACCGAGATGGGACTCCAGGCCCTCCGCGTGCGCCCCCAGAACGTGCCGCAGTGGCAGGGCCCGTATCTTCAGCAGGACATCCCGGTGGACCCCTGGGGCCGCCCCTACATCTACCGCTACCCGGGCGAGCACGGCGACGAGCCCGAAATCATCTGCCTCGGCGCAGACGGCCAGCCCGGCGGCGAAGGCGTCAACGCCGACATCGTGAGCTGGAAAGCCCAGTAG
- a CDS encoding type II secretion system protein GspF, whose amino-acid sequence MPSLQLYFRAVTPDGRKRTGVLTAPDEAAAARELRRQGLIPLYVGRSPQGGGQAGRPSLRLGKRRDVLFFTQELATLLAAGVPLDRALAIVAELSARAEFREVVEDVLRAVKGGKSLADALATRPAYFPQIYVNMVRAGEASGSLAQIFERLAEYEKTRDELRGYIVSSLVYPALLTLVGAGSIFILMYYVVPRFAAAFAASSVRIPAMTQALLNLSQWVRDYGLWVLASLAAALAAFRAWIASPAGRYWWDGFRLKLPLLGEALRKAQTAQLARAMGTLVANGVPLVQSIQIARGILTNRRMADALELVAQGVKRGEGLSAPLAATGMFPPLLAHLLTIGEETGRLDTMFLRAAEIYEADTRASIKRFTSLFEPLIILVMGVAVGALILSMLMAITGINELAM is encoded by the coding sequence GTGCCCTCGCTCCAGCTCTACTTCCGCGCGGTGACGCCCGACGGGCGCAAGCGCACCGGCGTGCTGACGGCCCCCGACGAGGCCGCCGCCGCCCGCGAACTGCGCCGCCAGGGGCTGATTCCCCTCTACGTCGGCCGCTCGCCCCAGGGCGGCGGCCAGGCCGGGCGCCCTTCCCTTCGGCTCGGCAAACGCCGCGACGTGCTCTTCTTCACCCAGGAACTGGCGACGCTGCTGGCCGCCGGCGTGCCGCTGGACCGTGCCCTGGCCATCGTCGCCGAACTGAGCGCCCGCGCCGAATTCCGCGAAGTGGTCGAAGACGTGCTCCGCGCCGTCAAGGGCGGCAAGTCGCTGGCCGACGCGCTGGCCACGCGGCCCGCCTATTTTCCCCAGATCTACGTCAACATGGTTCGCGCCGGCGAGGCGTCGGGATCGCTGGCTCAGATCTTCGAGCGGCTGGCCGAGTACGAAAAGACGCGCGACGAGCTGCGCGGCTACATCGTCAGCTCGCTCGTCTATCCGGCGCTGCTGACGCTGGTGGGTGCGGGCTCGATCTTCATCCTGATGTACTACGTCGTGCCCCGCTTCGCGGCCGCGTTTGCGGCCTCAAGCGTCCGGATTCCCGCCATGACCCAGGCGCTGCTCAACTTGAGCCAGTGGGTCCGCGACTACGGGCTGTGGGTACTGGCGTCGCTGGCCGCCGCGCTGGCCGCCTTCCGCGCCTGGATCGCTTCGCCCGCGGGCCGCTACTGGTGGGACGGCTTCCGCCTGAAGCTGCCGCTGCTCGGCGAGGCGCTGCGCAAGGCCCAGACGGCGCAACTGGCGCGCGCCATGGGCACGCTGGTCGCCAACGGCGTGCCGCTGGTGCAGTCCATCCAGATCGCCCGCGGCATCCTCACCAACCGCCGCATGGCGGACGCGCTCGAGCTGGTCGCCCAGGGCGTCAAGCGCGGCGAGGGCCTGAGCGCCCCGCTGGCGGCCACCGGAATGTTTCCGCCGCTGCTGGCGCACCTGCTGACGATCGGCGAGGAAACGGGCCGGCTCGACACGATGTTCCTCCGCGCGGCCGAAATTTATGAGGCCGACACCCGCGCCTCGATCAAGCGCTTCACTTCGCTGTTCGAGCCGCTCATCATTCTGGTGATGGGCGTCGCCGTCGGCGCGCTCATTCTCTCCATGCTGATGGCCATCACCGGGATCAACGAATTGGCGATGTAA
- the algU gene encoding RNA polymerase sigma-H factor — translation MIFREAEDRELAGRARKGDLDAFNALVSRWETRIYNYLLRITGHADDALDLCQDTFIKAYQNLARLEDPARFGPWLYRIAHNEAMSHLRRPQRETELDDAAVAAMRASLAPVEASLAVEAALARLSPEQREAVILKVYEGFKFDEIAAILNCPASTIKSRVYTGLELLKEALAPVRPPEGS, via the coding sequence TTGATTTTCCGCGAAGCCGAAGACCGGGAGCTGGCCGGGCGCGCCCGCAAGGGCGACCTCGACGCCTTCAATGCGCTCGTCTCCCGGTGGGAGACGCGCATCTACAACTACCTGCTGCGGATCACCGGCCACGCCGATGACGCGCTCGACCTCTGCCAGGACACCTTCATCAAGGCCTATCAGAACCTGGCGAGGCTCGAAGACCCGGCGCGCTTCGGCCCCTGGCTGTACCGGATCGCCCACAACGAGGCGATGAGCCATCTGCGGCGGCCGCAGCGGGAAACGGAACTTGACGACGCGGCGGTCGCGGCGATGCGCGCCTCGCTGGCCCCGGTGGAGGCGTCGCTGGCGGTGGAGGCCGCGCTTGCGCGGCTCAGCCCCGAGCAGCGCGAGGCGGTGATCCTGAAGGTCTACGAGGGATTCAAATTCGACGAGATCGCCGCCATCCTGAACTGCCCGGCGTCCACCATCAAGTCGCGCGTCTACACGGGGCTGGAGTTGCTGAAAGAGGCGCTGGCGCCGGTGCGCCCGCCGGAGGGGTCATGA
- a CDS encoding 1-acyl-sn-glycerol-3-phosphate acyltransferase, with protein sequence MTSSYWFSLLVRAPLVILSTALFGTLSMIASLWDRSGRQQFRIARVWARTLLWAAGARVRAVGLEKIDPRGTYVICPNHVSYMDTPVLLAWLPVEFRFMAKEELLKLPFIGGHLRRAGNISVPLDDPRAALRVLSAAGKAMQENGVSVLVFPEGGRSASGELREFKDGAAYLAIKAQAPLVPVALIGVRDILPMHSHHLRPGRVTMRVGDPIPTAGSKPSDRTELTARLHAAVRELLEQGHA encoded by the coding sequence ATGACGTCAAGCTACTGGTTTTCGCTGCTGGTCCGCGCCCCGCTGGTCATCCTCTCCACCGCGCTGTTCGGCACGCTGAGCATGATCGCCTCGCTGTGGGACCGCAGCGGGCGGCAGCAGTTCAGGATCGCGCGCGTGTGGGCGCGGACGCTCCTGTGGGCGGCCGGGGCGCGCGTCCGGGCGGTGGGCCTGGAAAAGATCGACCCGCGCGGAACGTATGTCATCTGCCCGAACCATGTGAGCTACATGGACACACCGGTGCTGCTCGCCTGGCTGCCGGTGGAGTTCCGCTTCATGGCCAAGGAAGAGCTGCTGAAGCTGCCCTTCATTGGCGGGCATCTGCGGCGCGCGGGCAACATCAGCGTGCCGCTGGACGACCCGCGTGCGGCGCTGCGCGTGCTCAGCGCCGCCGGCAAGGCGATGCAGGAGAACGGCGTGTCCGTGCTTGTGTTCCCCGAAGGCGGCCGTTCGGCCAGCGGCGAGCTGCGCGAGTTCAAGGACGGCGCGGCGTATCTGGCCATCAAGGCACAGGCGCCGCTGGTGCCGGTGGCGCTGATCGGCGTGCGCGACATCCTGCCGATGCACTCGCACCACCTGCGCCCCGGGCGGGTGACGATGCGAGTGGGCGACCCGATTCCGACGGCGGGCTCGAAGCCCTCGGACCGGACTGAGCTGACCGCGCGCCTGCACGCGGCGGTGCGCGAGCTGCTCGAGCAGGGGCACGCGTGA
- a CDS encoding bifunctional folylpolyglutamate synthase/dihydrofolate synthase — MIERTLREAGVLTGLYTSPHLAEPVERIRILGRPVPFADFARAFDEVHTTATRLAADGVIDMHPTYFETITAMAFLLFRQYGAEVVVLETGMGGRLDATNVVDPEISVITPIDFDHERFLGNTLAQIAFEKAGIIKPGRPVVTARQHPEAMSVLERRAAELGSPLVRASGWRTSHLELHAFGSRFRVHGPGGVSFPVEQPLIGAHQVENALTAIAALHELGYTPAQIRRGIASADWPGRLELVRRAPDVFLDGAHNAAGARALGGYLRHFHHGRRIWMIFGAMRDKNLRALGAPLFPLANELIFTAPAQTRAFSPEELRELSGESRARTAPDVRAAFEMASAAAPEDLIVVTGSLYLVGEARELLVG; from the coding sequence ATGATCGAACGCACGCTGCGCGAGGCGGGCGTGCTGACCGGGCTGTATACGTCGCCGCACCTGGCCGAACCGGTGGAGCGCATCCGGATCCTGGGCCGGCCGGTGCCGTTCGCCGACTTTGCCCGCGCCTTCGACGAGGTGCACACGACCGCCACGCGGCTGGCGGCGGACGGCGTGATTGACATGCACCCGACGTATTTCGAGACGATCACCGCAATGGCCTTCCTGCTGTTCCGCCAGTATGGGGCCGAAGTGGTGGTGCTCGAGACGGGGATGGGCGGGCGGCTGGATGCGACCAACGTGGTGGACCCGGAAATCAGCGTCATCACGCCGATTGATTTCGACCACGAGAGGTTCCTTGGCAACACGCTGGCGCAGATTGCGTTCGAGAAGGCGGGCATCATCAAGCCGGGCCGGCCGGTGGTGACGGCGCGGCAGCACCCGGAGGCGATGAGCGTCCTCGAGCGGCGCGCGGCCGAGCTGGGATCGCCGCTTGTGCGGGCGTCCGGCTGGCGCACCAGCCATCTGGAGCTGCACGCCTTCGGAAGCCGGTTCCGGGTGCACGGGCCCGGCGGGGTGTCGTTTCCGGTGGAGCAGCCGCTCATCGGCGCGCACCAGGTGGAAAACGCGCTCACGGCCATCGCGGCGCTGCATGAGCTGGGCTACACGCCGGCGCAGATCCGGCGCGGCATCGCCTCTGCGGACTGGCCGGGGCGACTGGAGCTGGTGCGCCGCGCGCCGGACGTGTTTCTCGATGGCGCGCACAATGCCGCCGGGGCGCGGGCGCTGGGCGGCTACCTGCGCCACTTCCATCATGGCCGTCGCATCTGGATGATTTTCGGCGCCATGCGCGACAAGAACCTGCGGGCGCTGGGCGCTCCGCTGTTTCCGCTGGCGAACGAGCTGATCTTCACCGCGCCGGCGCAGACTCGGGCATTTTCGCCGGAAGAGCTGCGCGAGTTGAGCGGCGAGAGCCGCGCGCGGACGGCGCCGGATGTGCGGGCGGCGTTCGAGATGGCGTCGGCCGCCGCGCCGGAGGACCTGATCGTGGTGACCGGGTCGCTCTACCTGGTGGGCGAGGCGCGCGAACTGCTCGTGGGATAA